Proteins from one Pristis pectinata isolate sPriPec2 chromosome 34, sPriPec2.1.pri, whole genome shotgun sequence genomic window:
- the LOC127586104 gene encoding uncharacterized protein LOC127586104, translated as MQQQNAECGVTVTEKVRCRQTTRCKGYDQVDGEIQRPSLADKRSGQESYHSGIEALLEDGASGSRVTVSVREREVNGTVHQSVLLAASYSAPDPDSTPAPDSPLILMWDLYPNTTPFVKLTRSQCRPDRPGYHCSDHLAISPSHTGRVHLYPDNGSLLLWDLRRSDSGVYVISVYSGGDNTVQDNVTLTVYNETESAGPTSPPVTTPHHTGPSAHTMLTVGPICLVIILVTVCLSLLWTRTHRGCHRLDTTERIVQSNGVSREDLNENKEQNSQYETVYSTLQFPLDNSPTTTCGPDAHVIYTAPRKVQ; from the exons atgcagcaacagaatgcagaatgtggtgttacagttacagagaaagtgcggtgcaggcagacaacaaggtgcaagggctatgaccaGGTAGACGGAGAGATCCAGAGACCTTCTTTAGCGGATAAGAGGTCGGGTCAAGaatcttatcacagcgggatagaagctctccttgaggatggtg CCTCTGGAAGCCGTGTCACCGTCAGCGTCCGTGAGAGAGAAGTGAACGGGACCGTTCACCAGTCTGTTCTTCTCGCCGCCTCCTACTCCGCACCCGATCCCGACTCCACACCCGCTCCCGACTCTCCGCTAATATTGATGTGGGATTTATACCCCAACACAACTCCGTTTGTGAAACTGACCCGATCACAGTGCCGCCCTGACCGACCCGGTTATCACTGCTCAGATCACTTGGCTATCTCCCCTTCCCACACGGGACGGGTCCACCTCTACCCCGACAATGGGTCCTTGTTACTGTGGGATTTACGGCGCAGTGACAGCGGAGTGTACGTGATATCCGTTTACAGCGGTGGGGACAACACCGTTCAAGACAACGTGACGTTAACGGTCTACAATGAGACAG agaGTGCGGGTCCCACTTCCCCACCCGTCACCACACCGCACCACACCGGACCATCAGCTCACACCATGCTTACAGTCGGACCCATTTGCCTCGTCATTATCCTCGTCACCGTCTGCTTGTCCCTGCTGTGGACCAGGACACATAGGG GTTGTCATAGGTTGGATACCACAGAAAGAATTGTTCAGTCTAATGGAGTTTCACGGGAGGACTTGAATGAG AACAAGGAACAGAATTCGCAGTATGAGACCGTATACTCCACTCTACAGTTTCCTCTGGATAACAGCCCAACAACAACATGCGGACCTGACGCACACGTCATTTACACCGCTCCACGGAAAGTGCAGTGA